A single Lactuca sativa cultivar Salinas chromosome 8, Lsat_Salinas_v11, whole genome shotgun sequence DNA region contains:
- the LOC111917689 gene encoding uncharacterized protein LOC111917689, with the protein MANVDSRVYEIIRVSMLVNGTPTKEFAVEKKVRQADPRSPFLFVIDMEGLNVSLKPACSKGIFREVQLPNNGPIISHILYADDVLFLGEWSKGNIKNLARILRFFHVSYGKVNFNTSRVFGVGTTLEETSRWARSLL; encoded by the coding sequence ATGGCGAATGTGGATTCAAGGGTGTATGAAATCATCCGGGTATCCATGTTAGTAAATGGTACTCCTACAAAAGAGTTTGCAGTGGAAAAAAAGGTGAGGCAAGCTGATCCCCGTTCTCCGTTTCTCTTTGTCATTGATATGGAAGGACTCAATGTGTCTTTGAAGCCAGCTTGCAGCAAAGGTATCTTTAGAGAAGTGCAACTTCCCAACAATGGGCCGATTATCTCACACATTCTGTATGCAGATGATGTACTCTTTCTTGGAGAATGGTCAAAGGGAAATATTAAAAATCTAGCTAGAATTTTGAGGTTTTTCCATGTCTCATATGGAAAAGTGAACTTTAACACATCCAGAGTGTTTGGGGTTGGTACCACATTGGAAGAAACATCTCGTTGGGCTAGGTCACTTTTGTGA